The Apodemus sylvaticus chromosome 17, mApoSyl1.1, whole genome shotgun sequence genome contains a region encoding:
- the Kcnv1 gene encoding potassium voltage-gated channel subfamily V member 1 has protein sequence MDLSPRNRPLLDSSSLDSGSLTSLDSSVFCSEGEGEPLALGDCFTVNVGGSRFVLSQQALSCFPHTRLGKLAVVVASYRRLGALAAAPSPLELCDDANPVDNEYFFDRSSQAFRYVLHYYRTGRLHVMEQLCALSFLQEIQYWGIDELSIDSCCRDRYFRRKELSETLDFKKDTDDQESQHESEQDFSKGPCPTVRQKLWDILEKPGSSTAARIFGVISIIFVAVSIVNMALMSAELSWLNLQLLEILEYVCISWFTGEFILRFLCVKDRCRFLRKVPNIIDLLAILPFYITLLVESLSGSHTTQELENVGRLVQVLRLLRALRMLKLGRHSTGLRSLGMTITQCYEEVGLLVLFLSVGISIFSTIEYFAEQSIPDTTFTSVPCAWWWATTSMTTVGYGDIRPDTTTGKIVAFMCILSGILVLALPIAIINDRFSACYFTLKLKEAAVRQREALKKLTKNIATDSYISVNLRDVYARSIMEMLRLKGRERASTRSSGGDDFWF, from the exons ATGGATCTGTCACCCCGCAACCGACCGCTGCTGGACTCGTCGTCGCTGGACAGTGGCTCTCTGACCTCACTGGACTCCAGTGTCTTCTGCAGCGAGGGCGAAGGGGAACCCTTGGCTTTGGGGGACTGCTTTACGGTCAACGTGGGCGGCAGCCGCTTCGTGCTCTCTCAGCAAGCTCTGTCCTGCTTCCCGCACACGCGCCTGGGCAAGCTGGCCGTGGTGGTGGCCTCCTACCGCCGCCTGGGTGCCCTGGCCGCCGCCCCCAGCCCCCTGGAGCTTTGCGATGATGCCAATCCAGTGGACAACGAGTACTTCTTCGACCGCAGCTCTCAGGCATTCCGCTATGTCCTGCACTACTACCGCACCGGCCGCCTGCACGTCATGGAGCAGCTCTGCGCGCTCTCCTTTCTTCAGGAGATCCAGTACTGGGGCATCGATGAACTCAGCATCGACTCCTGCTGCAGGGACAG ATACTTCAGAAGAAAAGAGCTGAGTGAAACTCttgactttaagaaggacacagATGACCAGGAAAGTCAACACGAGAGTGAACAGGACTTCTCAAAAGGACCTTGTCCCACTGTCCGACAAAAGCTCTGGGATATTCTGGAGAAACCTGGGTCTTCCACAGCAGCTCGGATCTTTGGAGTAATCTCCATCATTTTTGTGGCCGTGTCCATCGTCAACATGGCCCTGATGTCAGCCGAGCTAAGCTGGCTCAACCTGCAGCTGCTGGAGATCTTGGAGTATGTGTGCATCAGCTGGTTCACCGGGGAGTTCATTCTGCGCTTCCTGTGTGTGAAGGACAGGTGCCGCTTCCTGAGGAAGGTTCCGAACATCATAGACCTCCTTGCCATCTTGCCCTTCTACATAACTCTTCTGGTGGAAAGCCTGAGCGGCAGCCACACCACACAAGAGCTGGAAAATGTGGGGCGTCTGGTCCAGGTTTTGAGGCTCCTCAGAGCTCTGCGCATGCTAAAGCTGGGAAGGCATTCTACAG GATTGCGCTCCCTTGGGATGACAATCACTCAGTGCTATGAAGAAGTTGGCCTACTGGTCCTGTTTCTCTCAGTGGGGATTTCTATATTTTCAACAATAGAATACTTTGCAGAGCAAAGCATTCCTGATACAACCTTCACAAGCGTCCCTTGTGCATGGTGGTGGGCCACAACATCCATGACTACAGTAGGATATGGGGACATTAGACCAGACACCACCACAGGCAAAATTGTGGCCTTCATGTGTATTCTATCAGGAATCCTTGTCTTGGCCTTGCCTATTGCCATTATTAATGATCGGTTCTCTGCTTGCTACTTCACCTTGAAACTCAAGGAAGCAGCTGTGAGACAGCGTGAAGCTCTCAAGAAGCTTACCAAGAATATAGCCACTGACTCCTATATTAGTGTTAACTTGAGGGATGTCTATGCTCGGAGCATCATGGAGATGCTTCGATTAAAGGGCAGGGAGAGAGCAAGTACTAGAAGCAGTGGTGGAGATGATTTCTGGTTTTAA